The proteins below are encoded in one region of Methanobacteriaceae archaeon:
- a CDS encoding DUF788 domain-containing protein has product MNQLKIASYLMFAISVIGIVYAMIFNPASWIVYGIAIVLIPVFLLSLGLLTMAKSTKEEEDERTNEPFIGY; this is encoded by the coding sequence ATGAATCAATTAAAAATAGCAAGCTATTTGATGTTTGCAATTTCAGTTATAGGTATAGTTTATGCCATGATCTTTAATCCAGCTAGCTGGATTGTTTATGGAATAGCTATTGTATTAATACCCGTATTTTTACTATCTCTAGGCCTTCTTACCATGGCTAAGAGTACAAAAGAGGAGGAAGATGAGAGAACTAATGAACCATTCATTGGATATTAA
- a CDS encoding proton-conducting transporter membrane subunit, which produces MDIATLGGQILGQIPLGDIVLYLTPFNLFMFAGALIFTTLIAISRTETQIEAEFGSLKDKKVQVDLEEFKIRRFLAIVCGLATAGAMITGDLFNFTLFVALIGIVNIGIVSAVKQVDVLNAAYQYGLVAMIASMPLFAGAALILGATGTLSLFQLSQTVTTPMMYFASLLLLMGIVGETGVAPFYATKAEMFRTPGSPFILIIHLSSLLIIIRAIEILLIINKPF; this is translated from the coding sequence ATGGATATAGCAACATTAGGCGGGCAAATACTGGGTCAAATACCTCTGGGTGATATTGTACTTTACCTTACTCCTTTCAACCTGTTCATGTTTGCCGGTGCCCTTATATTTACTACTTTAATTGCCATAAGTCGAACTGAAACTCAAATAGAAGCAGAGTTTGGTTCACTTAAAGATAAGAAAGTACAAGTAGATCTTGAAGAATTCAAAATTAGAAGATTTTTGGCTATTGTTTGTGGTCTGGCCACAGCAGGTGCCATGATTACGGGAGACCTGTTTAACTTTACTTTATTCGTAGCCCTTATTGGTATAGTTAACATTGGTATTGTATCTGCTGTAAAGCAGGTTGATGTGCTTAATGCAGCTTATCAATATGGTCTGGTGGCCATGATTGCATCAATGCCATTGTTTGCAGGTGCGGCTTTGATATTAGGTGCTACCGGGACTTTAAGTCTCTTCCAGCTCTCTCAGACTGTTACTACTCCTATGATGTATTTCGCATCTTTATTATTACTAATGGGAATTGTTGGCGAAACTGGGGTGGCTCCTTTTTATGCTACCAAAGCAGAAATGTTTAGAACACCAGGATCTCCATTTATCCTTATAATTCACTTAAGTTCTTTATTAATAATTATAAGAGCAATTGAAATATTATTAATCATAAATAAACCATTTTAA
- a CDS encoding EhaG family protein, with translation MMLVPELVPAYTVSLFLPALYAGLITGFIGLLAISFQKNDLSALILTDIVGLSMLVIVASVGTDLAEALILPGLVVELAEIMAISEILMSREMRKTGKTAPLLPFPFTADMEIMTTAANFIAVILVVYGVFLSGFTGGAIAGGGILFYAISRKSRGLPIKIWEGIAGISGIAWTIWLAGFLIFFVAPDYWLLGLFMSAFGILIKVASKMGLIGVMAREEFKRE, from the coding sequence TTGATGTTAGTTCCTGAACTTGTACCAGCATACACGGTTTCTTTGTTCCTTCCAGCACTTTATGCCGGTTTAATCACGGGGTTTATTGGCCTTCTGGCTATATCTTTCCAGAAAAATGACCTTAGTGCATTAATACTTACCGATATTGTGGGACTTTCCATGCTGGTTATAGTGGCTTCAGTAGGTACTGATCTAGCAGAAGCATTAATTTTACCCGGTTTAGTAGTAGAACTGGCAGAAATCATGGCTATCTCTGAGATATTAATGAGTAGAGAAATGCGCAAAACTGGTAAAACAGCTCCTTTACTTCCATTCCCGTTCACTGCGGATATGGAAATAATGACCACTGCTGCAAATTTCATTGCAGTCATATTGGTGGTGTATGGGGTATTCTTAAGTGGATTTACTGGTGGGGCCATTGCCGGTGGAGGAATATTATTCTATGCTATCTCTAGAAAATCCCGTGGACTTCCTATAAAAATCTGGGAAGGTATTGCTGGTATCTCAGGTATTGCCTGGACTATATGGTTGGCCGGATTTTTAATATTCTTTGTAGCTCCAGATTACTGGCTTTTAGGTCTATTCATGTCTGCATTTGGTATTTTAATCAAAGTAGCATCTAAAATGGGCCTGATTGGTGTGATGGCTAGAGAGGAATTCAAAAGAGAGTAA
- a CDS encoding EhaF family protein, translating to MKDIGQLWNDLANPKRIPRLFSVVLGLILIVGFFVPMALNDHQIYPRPLPQEQVNQQNPLAPYDRGGVPLVEPGIVKAQYPQNSAKLGMITGYLSPIAIGVKNTTRYYGTSIYSSPGGLIDEILYYTRGFDTILESTILMMAFVIASWVALNFTMRRRKD from the coding sequence ATGAAGGATATTGGTCAATTATGGAATGATCTGGCCAACCCTAAGAGGATCCCTAGACTATTTTCCGTAGTTCTGGGATTAATTTTAATTGTGGGATTTTTTGTCCCCATGGCTCTTAATGACCATCAAATTTATCCACGTCCTTTACCTCAGGAACAGGTAAATCAACAAAACCCTCTGGCTCCTTATGATAGGGGCGGAGTTCCTTTAGTAGAACCTGGAATTGTTAAAGCACAATATCCTCAAAATTCTGCTAAATTAGGTATGATAACTGGTTATTTATCACCTATTGCCATTGGTGTGAAAAATACCACCCGTTATTATGGTACTTCTATCTATTCATCTCCTGGTGGTTTAATTGACGAGATATTATACTACACGCGTGGTTTTGACACTATATTAGAATCTACCATACTCATGATGGCCTTTGTGATTGCTTCCTGGGTTGCTTTGAACTTCACTATGAGAAGGAGGAAAGATTGA
- a CDS encoding EhaE family protein — protein MIETQIWFYTGIVLLVGGSIATAIGPGVKDPIIRTLNTEIPAIGLSLIFLTYNHTIALLTYIAASVIITMILLRVVVRMEEMGVEL, from the coding sequence TTGATTGAAACGCAAATATGGTTTTATACAGGAATCGTTCTTCTGGTTGGAGGTAGTATTGCCACGGCTATTGGCCCTGGTGTAAAAGATCCAATTATAAGGACTTTGAATACTGAAATCCCAGCAATTGGTCTTTCTTTGATATTTTTAACTTATAATCATACTATAGCGCTTTTAACTTACATTGCAGCTTCTGTTATTATTACTATGATTCTTTTAAGAGTCGTTGTCAGAATGGAAGAAATGGGGGTTGAGCTATGA
- a CDS encoding DUF2108 domain-containing protein, with translation MDFINLTTISAVLMLIGAIGVIILPKPMDKVIMFALLQAGFIGTVVAAKYLDVAMAAAIFDPIATVIFLMAIIKLNEIRVKKRDLEGEQLD, from the coding sequence CTGGATTTCATAAATCTAACTACAATATCGGCGGTGCTAATGCTCATTGGAGCTATTGGTGTAATAATTCTGCCAAAACCTATGGATAAGGTTATAATGTTTGCTTTACTTCAAGCAGGTTTTATTGGTACTGTAGTGGCTGCAAAATATCTGGATGTGGCCATGGCAGCAGCAATATTTGATCCTATTGCCACCGTCATTTTTTTAATGGCAATTATAAAGTTGAATGAAATAAGAGTAAAAAAAAGAGACCTGGAGGGAGAACAACTTGATTGA
- a CDS encoding DUF2109 domain-containing protein, with the protein MLIEIVGIIVIIMAIRVLLAQDRSERLLYLNVIGFGMSALIALYIQTPFGAIIAITFFVTSTLSSNAIAYSLGRVKEEIIYDE; encoded by the coding sequence ATGTTGATTGAGATTGTAGGAATAATAGTTATTATAATGGCTATAAGAGTTTTACTAGCTCAAGATAGGTCAGAAAGACTTCTTTACCTTAATGTTATAGGATTTGGAATGTCTGCATTAATTGCTTTGTATATCCAGACTCCTTTTGGAGCCATAATTGCTATTACATTCTTTGTAACTTCTACTTTAAGTTCCAATGCCATTGCTTATTCATTGGGAAGAGTTAAAGAAGAAATAATATATGATGAATAA
- a CDS encoding energy-converting hydrogenase A subunit A EhaA codes for MIIHANEMYTLISYLLVVGSAIGIGLLIKLPLLPERPMRQSWTVSAVFPTAVIALGLLAIFFQLGIRGFYQGMDLAILIGILTAFFAKYLFEDAFPRPKSEESNE; via the coding sequence ATGATTATTCATGCTAATGAAATGTACACATTAATCAGCTACTTGCTGGTAGTGGGTTCGGCCATAGGAATAGGTCTATTAATAAAATTACCTTTACTTCCTGAAAGGCCAATGCGGCAGTCATGGACGGTTAGTGCCGTGTTTCCTACTGCGGTCATTGCTTTAGGTTTACTGGCCATCTTTTTCCAACTGGGAATAAGAGGTTTCTATCAGGGTATGGATCTTGCTATATTAATTGGTATTTTAACCGCATTTTTTGCTAAATATCTCTTTGAAGATGCTTTCCCTAGACCCAAATCGGAGGAATCAAATGAATGA